The following coding sequences lie in one uncultured Mailhella sp. genomic window:
- the topA gene encoding type I DNA topoisomerase produces MGKDLIIVESPAKVKTIKKFLGNKYMVQASVGHIRDLPTREIGVDEAHDFAPHYEIIKGKEKVVRDLQEAASKADTVYLAPDPDREGEAIAWHIAEVIKNKAKNIKRIQFNEITARAVKNALEHPHDINPDLFDAQQARRVLDRLVGYKISPLLWKTVKRGISAGRVQSVALRLIVEREEERLAFVPEEFWTFRALLAGATPPPFKAELAKIETNFAKKLKELSGSDESKEKSARKILIASKAAADALEQAMAGQPFVVTQVEEKERSRNPLPPFTTSTLQQTANQRIGFTSKRTMATAQRLYEGIELGERGTTALITYMRTDSVRIAEEAKKSAADYIEQRFGKDYMAPGGKGRSFKGKTSAQDAHEAIRPVDITLTPQDVKEFLSSDQYRLYNLIWCRFVASQMAAATYHDTAVSLTCGPGLWKAKGERLLFPGFLAVMPRSAEEEEAALPALREGETVTLQKLEKEQKFTQPAPRYTEASLVRELEERGIGRPSTYATIISTIEDREYVRLEDKHFAPTDLGKVVCSQLRDHFAKLMDVGFTAEMENNLDKVADGELGWVDLMKGFSKDFNPTLEAAAKNMAPVKGGLTTDVPCPECGKPLVVKFGKSGEFLACTGYPECRYTTNFTRDEKGRIIPQERPKEEHKKMGVCPKCGGDVILKQSRTGSRFLSCSRYPECDYAAPFSTGVACPKCGKGMLVEKSSRKGKLFYSCDQYPNCDYAVWDWPVAEPCPECHSPILVIKTTRARGRHLACPNPKCRYTRELDENQN; encoded by the coding sequence ATGGGCAAGGATCTGATTATCGTGGAATCACCGGCCAAGGTGAAGACCATCAAGAAATTTCTGGGAAACAAATACATGGTGCAGGCCAGCGTAGGTCATATACGCGATCTGCCCACCAGAGAAATCGGCGTGGATGAAGCCCACGACTTTGCCCCGCACTACGAAATCATCAAGGGCAAGGAAAAGGTGGTGCGCGATCTGCAGGAAGCGGCCTCCAAGGCCGACACCGTGTACCTTGCTCCCGACCCGGACCGCGAAGGGGAAGCCATTGCCTGGCACATCGCCGAGGTCATCAAGAACAAGGCGAAGAACATCAAGCGCATTCAGTTCAACGAAATCACGGCCCGCGCCGTGAAGAACGCCCTGGAACATCCGCACGACATCAATCCCGATCTCTTCGACGCCCAGCAGGCCCGCCGCGTGCTCGACCGTCTCGTGGGCTACAAGATTTCGCCGCTGCTGTGGAAAACCGTGAAGCGCGGCATTTCCGCCGGACGAGTGCAGTCGGTGGCGCTGCGCCTCATCGTGGAACGCGAAGAGGAACGGCTCGCCTTCGTGCCCGAAGAATTCTGGACCTTCCGCGCGCTGCTTGCCGGAGCCACGCCCCCGCCGTTCAAGGCGGAGCTTGCCAAGATTGAAACGAACTTCGCCAAAAAGCTGAAGGAACTTTCCGGCTCCGACGAAAGCAAGGAAAAAAGCGCGCGCAAAATTCTCATCGCCAGCAAGGCCGCGGCCGACGCCCTCGAACAGGCCATGGCCGGTCAGCCCTTCGTGGTGACGCAGGTGGAGGAAAAGGAGCGCTCGCGCAATCCGCTGCCGCCCTTCACCACGTCCACGCTCCAGCAGACGGCCAACCAGCGCATCGGCTTCACCTCCAAGCGCACCATGGCCACGGCGCAGCGGCTCTACGAAGGCATCGAGCTCGGCGAACGCGGCACCACGGCCCTTATCACCTACATGCGAACCGACTCCGTGCGCATTGCCGAAGAGGCGAAGAAAAGCGCCGCCGACTACATCGAACAGCGCTTCGGCAAGGACTACATGGCTCCCGGCGGCAAGGGCCGCTCCTTCAAGGGCAAGACCTCCGCGCAGGACGCCCACGAAGCCATCCGCCCCGTGGACATCACGCTGACGCCCCAGGACGTGAAGGAATTTCTCTCCTCCGATCAGTACCGCCTGTACAATCTCATCTGGTGCCGCTTCGTGGCCTCGCAGATGGCCGCGGCCACCTATCACGACACCGCCGTCAGCCTGACCTGCGGCCCGGGCCTGTGGAAGGCCAAGGGCGAACGCCTGCTCTTCCCCGGCTTCCTTGCGGTGATGCCGCGCTCCGCCGAGGAAGAGGAAGCCGCGCTTCCGGCCCTGCGCGAAGGCGAAACCGTCACGCTCCAGAAGCTCGAAAAGGAACAGAAGTTCACGCAGCCCGCCCCGCGCTACACCGAAGCCTCTCTGGTGCGCGAACTGGAAGAACGCGGCATAGGCCGCCCCTCCACCTACGCGACCATCATTTCCACCATTGAGGACCGCGAGTACGTCCGTCTGGAAGACAAGCACTTCGCCCCCACGGATCTCGGCAAGGTGGTGTGCTCGCAGCTGCGCGACCACTTCGCCAAGCTCATGGACGTGGGCTTCACCGCCGAGATGGAAAACAATCTCGACAAGGTGGCCGACGGCGAACTCGGCTGGGTGGATCTCATGAAGGGCTTTTCCAAGGACTTCAATCCCACGCTGGAAGCGGCCGCCAAGAACATGGCCCCCGTCAAGGGCGGACTCACCACCGACGTGCCCTGCCCGGAATGCGGCAAGCCACTGGTGGTGAAGTTCGGCAAGAGCGGCGAATTTCTGGCCTGCACGGGCTACCCCGAATGCCGCTACACCACCAACTTCACCCGCGACGAAAAGGGACGCATCATTCCGCAGGAGCGCCCGAAGGAAGAACACAAGAAGATGGGCGTCTGCCCCAAGTGCGGCGGCGACGTGATTCTCAAGCAGTCGCGCACGGGCAGCCGCTTCCTGAGCTGCTCGCGCTACCCCGAATGCGACTACGCCGCGCCCTTCTCCACCGGCGTGGCATGCCCCAAGTGCGGCAAGGGCATGCTGGTGGAAAAGAGCTCCCGCAAGGGCAAGCTGTTCTATTCCTGCGACCAGTACCCCAACTGCGACTACGCCGTGTGGGACTGGCCCGTGGCCGAACCCTGCCCCGAGTGCCATTCTCCCATTCTGGTCATCAAGACCACCCGCGCCCGCGGACGTCATCTGGCCTGCCCGAATCCCAAGTGCCGGTACACCAGAGAGCTCGACGAGAATCAGAACTGA
- the ggt gene encoding gamma-glutamyltransferase — protein sequence MNLFFKRAAVFGAAALCAVLCAPRNGAAAMESPSYCATISQSTNPLTTRGMVTSPNYLATQAGLDVLRRGGNAVDAAVATAVTLAVVYPQMCTPGGDNFWLIYNAKTGELRGLNASGRAGARATIDFYASKGLKTIPSRGYLAANTVPGAVSGWDEAYRYSQSALKTTMPWKELFASAIAYARDGFPVSTSLSYWSAVNADPDDKVFRDLQRFPEFARVFMKDGKPLVTGDMFRQPDLAATLTAIAEKGAAEFYRGDIARRIVADLEKNGGMLSLKDFADHKADWVEPIRVNYRGLSACNLPPNTQGMASLEILNILNNFDVKAMGEGSADYYHAVIEATKEAFADRDAYLSDPAFVSIPLDRLLSEDHGKKQAERIDMKKAAGPKAPLDPKGDTIWLGVVDKDGNAVSLIQSIYHDFGSGIVAEGTGVLLQNRGSFFSLDPKHVNHLEPGKRTMHTLNPAMLLKDGKPYLVYGTMGGEGQPQTQAAIVTRVVDFGMSPQEAITAPRWLYGRTWGAASNDVKLEGRIPASVVEELKKRGHPVKVVEDFTDTMGHAGAILVRDNGVLQGATDPRGDGLAAGF from the coding sequence ATGAACCTTTTCTTCAAACGGGCGGCAGTGTTCGGAGCCGCGGCGCTCTGCGCCGTGCTCTGCGCCCCCCGCAACGGAGCCGCAGCCATGGAAAGCCCTTCCTACTGTGCCACCATTTCCCAGAGCACCAATCCTCTGACCACGCGCGGCATGGTGACTTCCCCCAACTATCTGGCCACGCAGGCCGGCCTCGACGTGTTGCGCCGCGGCGGCAACGCCGTGGACGCCGCCGTGGCCACGGCCGTCACGCTGGCGGTGGTCTATCCGCAGATGTGTACCCCCGGAGGCGACAACTTCTGGCTCATCTACAACGCCAAAACCGGCGAGCTGCGCGGCCTGAACGCCAGCGGCCGCGCAGGGGCCAGGGCCACCATCGACTTCTACGCCTCAAAGGGACTCAAAACCATTCCCTCCCGCGGCTACCTCGCGGCCAACACCGTGCCCGGCGCGGTTTCCGGCTGGGACGAGGCCTATCGCTACAGTCAGTCCGCCCTCAAGACGACCATGCCCTGGAAGGAGCTCTTCGCCTCGGCCATCGCCTACGCCAGAGACGGCTTTCCGGTGAGCACCTCCCTTTCCTACTGGAGCGCCGTCAACGCCGATCCCGACGACAAGGTGTTCCGCGATCTCCAGCGCTTCCCCGAATTTGCCCGCGTGTTCATGAAGGACGGCAAGCCTCTCGTCACGGGCGACATGTTCCGTCAGCCCGATCTCGCCGCCACGCTGACCGCCATTGCGGAAAAGGGCGCCGCCGAATTCTACAGGGGCGACATCGCCAGACGCATCGTGGCCGATCTGGAAAAGAACGGCGGCATGCTCTCGCTCAAGGACTTTGCCGATCACAAGGCGGACTGGGTGGAGCCCATCCGCGTGAACTACCGCGGCCTTTCCGCCTGCAACCTGCCGCCGAACACCCAGGGCATGGCGTCCCTGGAAATTCTGAACATCCTGAACAACTTCGACGTGAAGGCCATGGGCGAAGGCAGCGCCGACTACTACCACGCCGTCATCGAAGCCACCAAGGAAGCCTTCGCCGACCGCGACGCCTACCTTTCCGATCCGGCCTTCGTGTCCATTCCGCTGGATCGCCTTCTCTCCGAAGATCACGGCAAAAAGCAGGCCGAGCGCATCGACATGAAGAAGGCCGCCGGTCCCAAGGCTCCCCTCGATCCCAAGGGCGACACCATCTGGCTCGGCGTGGTGGACAAGGACGGCAACGCCGTTTCCCTCATCCAGAGCATCTATCACGACTTCGGCTCCGGCATCGTGGCGGAAGGCACGGGCGTGCTGCTTCAGAACCGCGGCAGCTTCTTCTCCCTTGATCCGAAGCATGTGAACCATCTGGAACCCGGAAAGCGCACCATGCACACGCTGAACCCCGCCATGCTGCTCAAGGACGGCAAGCCTTACCTCGTGTACGGCACCATGGGCGGCGAAGGTCAGCCGCAGACGCAGGCCGCCATCGTGACCCGCGTGGTGGACTTCGGCATGTCGCCGCAGGAAGCCATCACCGCCCCCCGCTGGCTCTACGGCCGCACCTGGGGCGCGGCGTCCAACGACGTGAAGCTCGAAGGACGCATTCCCGCTTCCGTGGTCGAGGAACTCAAAAAGCGCGGCCATCCCGTCAAGGTGGTCGAAGACTTCACCGACACCATGGGACACGCGGGCGCGATTCTCGTCAGGGACAACGGCGTGCTCCAGGGAGCCACCGATCCGCGCGGCGACGGCCTCGCCGCCGGCTTCTGA
- the sfsA gene encoding DNA/RNA nuclease SfsA, with translation METRLLTYPEGCRIGRFIRREKRFFVLARLDGQEVVAHTNNTGTMLGLLRPGMPVLLSPATNPARRLKWTVEALGQPCGDGFFWVGVNTSVPNRLLEAMFHAGLLSWAEGYTNLRREAVNGESRLDGLLTGPDLPPLWVECKNVTLVEDEVAAFPDAVTARGTKHLHTLMRLAAEGGRAAMLYVIQRPDGRCFDAADYVDPDYAAALSEAVRAGVEVYPTVFHVREDGVYYGGMLKYRGA, from the coding sequence ATGGAAACGCGTCTTCTGACATATCCCGAGGGTTGCCGCATCGGTCGTTTCATCCGCAGGGAAAAGCGGTTTTTTGTTCTTGCAAGGCTCGACGGTCAGGAAGTTGTGGCGCACACCAACAATACCGGCACCATGCTCGGTCTGCTGCGTCCGGGCATGCCGGTGCTGCTGTCTCCGGCGACGAATCCGGCGCGCAGGCTGAAATGGACCGTGGAGGCGCTGGGTCAGCCCTGCGGCGACGGTTTTTTCTGGGTCGGGGTGAACACGTCCGTGCCCAACAGGCTGCTGGAGGCAATGTTTCATGCCGGGCTGCTTTCGTGGGCGGAAGGATACACTAACCTGCGGCGCGAGGCCGTGAACGGAGAGAGCCGGCTCGACGGACTGCTCACGGGGCCCGATCTTCCGCCGCTGTGGGTGGAGTGCAAGAACGTGACGCTGGTGGAAGACGAGGTGGCCGCGTTTCCCGACGCGGTGACGGCCCGGGGAACCAAGCATCTGCACACGCTCATGCGTCTGGCGGCGGAGGGCGGAAGGGCCGCCATGCTGTACGTGATTCAGCGGCCGGACGGGCGCTGTTTCGACGCGGCCGACTACGTGGATCCCGACTATGCCGCGGCGCTCTCCGAAGCCGTCCGCGCCGGCGTGGAAGTGTATCCCACTGTGTTTCACGTGCGGGAGGACGGCGTGTATTACGGCGGCATGCTGAAGTATCGCGGGGCGTAG
- a CDS encoding pyridoxal phosphate-dependent aminotransferase — translation MNFADRMKKIKPSATLAINAKALELKARGIAVTSLAVGEPDAPTPHHICEAAKKAIDENFTKYTPVNGIMEVRNAVCHYFQRQYNVSARPENVILTTGGKQSLANTLLAMLNDGDDVLLPCPYWTSYPDLIRLAGGNPVLVKADSSRGFRIDPSDLEKALTPRTRMMILNSPSNPTGVAYTQEELDALVKWCFDHDVFVLADEMYEQLVYDGKPVSASHWWEKFPEKIAILNGLSKAFSMPGWRVGYTLAHEDLIKQCSKLQGQMTSHMCSIAQKAAVAALDGPYDCVEEMRLSFLRRRDLAMAEISTWPGVVCHRPGGAFYLFPDVSALFTPQMPNGEAVCSMLLEKARVACVPGEAFGDPHCIRLSYAVADDVLMDALHRIKEALYN, via the coding sequence ATGAACTTTGCCGACAGAATGAAAAAGATCAAGCCCTCCGCCACCCTTGCCATCAATGCCAAGGCCCTCGAACTGAAGGCCCGCGGCATCGCCGTCACCAGCCTGGCCGTGGGCGAACCCGATGCTCCCACCCCGCATCACATCTGCGAGGCAGCCAAGAAGGCCATCGACGAAAACTTCACCAAATATACCCCCGTCAACGGCATCATGGAAGTCCGCAACGCGGTCTGCCATTATTTTCAGCGTCAGTACAACGTCTCGGCCAGACCCGAAAACGTCATTCTCACCACCGGCGGCAAGCAGTCTCTGGCCAACACGCTCCTCGCCATGCTCAACGACGGCGACGACGTGCTCCTGCCCTGCCCCTACTGGACCAGCTACCCCGACCTCATCCGTCTTGCGGGCGGCAATCCCGTGCTCGTGAAGGCCGACTCCTCCCGCGGCTTCCGCATCGACCCTTCCGATCTCGAAAAGGCCCTCACCCCCAGAACCCGCATGATGATCCTGAACTCGCCCTCCAACCCCACGGGCGTGGCCTACACGCAGGAAGAACTCGACGCCCTCGTCAAGTGGTGCTTCGATCACGATGTTTTCGTGCTGGCCGATGAAATGTATGAACAGCTCGTGTACGACGGCAAACCTGTGAGCGCCTCGCACTGGTGGGAAAAGTTCCCCGAAAAGATCGCCATTCTGAACGGCCTGTCCAAGGCTTTTTCCATGCCCGGCTGGCGCGTGGGCTACACGCTCGCCCATGAGGACCTCATCAAGCAGTGCTCCAAGCTGCAGGGACAGATGACCTCGCACATGTGCTCCATCGCCCAGAAGGCCGCCGTGGCCGCTCTGGACGGTCCCTACGACTGCGTGGAGGAAATGCGCCTCTCCTTCCTGCGCCGCCGCGATCTCGCCATGGCCGAAATTTCCACCTGGCCCGGCGTGGTGTGCCACCGCCCCGGAGGCGCCTTCTACCTGTTCCCCGACGTGAGCGCCCTGTTCACGCCCCAGATGCCTAACGGAGAAGCCGTGTGCTCCATGCTGCTGGAAAAGGCCCGCGTGGCCTGCGTTCCCGGCGAAGCCTTCGGCGATCCTCACTGCATCCGCCTCTCCTACGCCGTTGCCGACGACGTTCTCATGGATGCTCTGCATCGCATAAAGGAAGCCCTGTACAACTAA